Proteins found in one Helicobacteraceae bacterium genomic segment:
- a CDS encoding transketolase has translation MTNAEFALAARKDILSGLHNSLQSHIGSCLSCIDILSVLYNSVLRLEPHNPQAPNRDRLLLSKGHAIFALLVCLAYRGFIDRSDLDAYCSDGSRYTGHPIRDNVPGVEITSGSLGHGLPMASGMAVACRIKGDLGKVFCLMGDGECNEGAVWEAAMFAAKHRLNNLIAIVDRNRLQSYGRDEQVLDMGDLAAKFATFGWKTLNIDGHNYDEIEEAMRVTSEKPIAVIAHTIKGKGISFMEDKQEWHFLSPKEEHYKAGMKELNNA, from the coding sequence ATGACTAACGCCGAGTTTGCTCTTGCGGCGCGCAAAGATATTTTAAGCGGGTTGCATAACTCGCTACAATCGCATATAGGCTCGTGTCTATCTTGCATAGATATATTGAGCGTTCTTTACAATAGCGTTTTGCGTCTTGAGCCTCATAATCCACAAGCGCCAAATCGAGATCGCTTACTCCTTAGCAAAGGACACGCAATTTTTGCGTTGCTTGTATGTTTGGCGTATCGCGGTTTCATTGATAGATCCGATCTGGACGCGTATTGCTCAGACGGCAGTCGCTATACGGGGCATCCTATTAGAGATAACGTACCGGGAGTAGAGATCACCTCTGGTTCATTGGGACACGGATTGCCTATGGCGTCCGGTATGGCTGTCGCTTGTCGTATAAAAGGAGATCTTGGGAAGGTTTTCTGTCTGATGGGCGATGGAGAATGTAACGAAGGGGCGGTATGGGAAGCGGCTATGTTTGCCGCGAAGCACCGACTAAATAATTTGATTGCGATTGTTGATCGTAATCGGCTGCAAAGCTATGGCAGAGACGAACAAGTGTTAGATATGGGCGATCTAGCCGCAAAATTTGCTACGTTTGGATGGAAGACGCTGAACATCGACGGACACAATTATGACGAAATCGAAGAAGCTATGCGCGTTACAAGCGAAAAACCAATCGCGGTAATCGCTCACACAATAAAAGGCAAAGGCATATCCTTTATGGAAGATAAGCAAGAGTGGCATTTCCTTTCCCCAAAAGAGGAACATTACAAAGCTGGAATGAAAGAGCTAAACAATGCGTAA
- a CDS encoding 1-deoxy-D-xylulose-5-phosphate synthase: MRNTMINMLNKMAETDPKLVVVIDDTGFLVFEEFEQKFPDRFYNVGIAEQQFIGYVAGLALEGMNVVAYNVCNFFLRSMEQIRIDLALQNLGVTMIGVGGGMHYGSQGPTHNATEDLSMMRSLPNVRVVCPADPVEMQALFAQIMREQRLTYLRLCKNNDPVIHTKPVSITVGNSIVMRDGSDVAILATGGMTRDALKTADLLAAQGISVKVVSMHTVKPVDTQSIQECDGFTAVFTMEENTIIGGFGSSVAETMMTLGVRPKIFKMFGFPDRFPMISGSRDYLNARFGLDADSMASVIVASIKKENIRIP, encoded by the coding sequence ATGCGTAACACCATGATCAATATGTTGAACAAAATGGCGGAAACAGATCCTAAATTAGTCGTAGTGATTGATGATACCGGCTTTTTAGTATTTGAAGAGTTCGAGCAAAAATTTCCCGATCGTTTTTACAATGTAGGCATTGCCGAACAGCAATTTATCGGTTACGTAGCCGGTTTAGCGCTTGAGGGCATGAATGTAGTCGCCTACAATGTTTGCAATTTCTTTTTGCGATCTATGGAGCAGATACGTATAGATTTAGCGTTGCAAAACTTAGGGGTAACAATGATTGGCGTCGGAGGAGGAATGCACTATGGTTCGCAAGGACCTACGCACAACGCAACGGAAGATTTATCAATGATGCGCTCGCTTCCTAATGTGCGCGTCGTGTGTCCCGCCGATCCTGTAGAAATGCAAGCGCTGTTTGCCCAAATCATGCGCGAGCAACGTTTAACATATCTGCGCCTGTGCAAAAACAACGATCCCGTTATACACACTAAGCCAGTCTCTATTACAGTTGGTAACTCAATCGTAATGCGCGACGGATCGGACGTTGCCATTCTTGCTACCGGCGGAATGACGCGCGACGCGTTAAAAACCGCCGATCTGCTTGCGGCTCAAGGGATAAGCGTCAAGGTAGTCAGTATGCATACGGTTAAACCTGTAGATACGCAAAGCATACAAGAGTGCGACGGCTTTACCGCAGTTTTTACAATGGAGGAAAATACGATAATTGGAGGCTTTGGCAGTAGCGTTGCCGAGACGATGATGACTCTTGGCGTCCGCCCAAAAATTTTTAAAATGTTTGGTTTTCCAGATCGGTTTCCAATGATTTCCGGCAGTCGCGATTACTTAAACGCGCGTTTTGGATTAGACGCGGATAGTATGGCTAGCGTTATAGTCGCAAGCATAAAAAAGGAAAATATACGCATACCATAG
- the glf gene encoding UDP-galactopyranose mutase — translation MNYKSQASIDISAYDLLIIGAGLSGSTIARLAAQGGYKTLMLEKRNHIAGNLYDEVDPNSGILVQRYGPHLFFTNDETVYKFITSIDKWNACIVHGRANIDGIMVPSPFNNILADTFFSTQKAREIKMRLAKLFPDQTRATILQLLESGDSLVKEYAEFMFEKDYKPYTIKHWGIAPNELDRSILERVPVRLDYTDRLSDKRHQLLPISGFTAFVACMLRQPNIDVALDADARNYMSLDDNKVKFCGKHINIPVVYTGALDRLLGYSFGQLSYRSVNFIYQTLDTDSFQETEFSIHPMAEGYTRITEYTKLPVQDGRGKTLIAYEYPAPYDDPASQIPYYPILCARSNNIYSQYRNIADQIPNLFLCGRLADFKYYNMDDAIKRAMAVFESIEQNLGGK, via the coding sequence ATGAATTATAAGAGCCAGGCGTCAATTGATATTAGCGCATATGATTTACTTATTATAGGGGCGGGACTGTCGGGGAGCACAATTGCGCGCCTTGCGGCACAAGGCGGATATAAAACGTTGATGTTAGAAAAACGAAATCATATCGCGGGAAATCTATACGACGAGGTTGATCCGAATTCCGGCATTTTAGTTCAGCGCTATGGTCCGCATTTGTTCTTCACCAACGACGAAACCGTATATAAGTTTATTACAAGCATAGATAAATGGAACGCTTGCATAGTGCACGGAAGAGCGAACATTGACGGGATTATGGTTCCTAGCCCGTTTAATAATATATTAGCCGATACTTTTTTTTCTACGCAAAAAGCGCGGGAGATAAAAATGCGTCTCGCCAAGTTATTTCCCGATCAGACAAGGGCGACTATCTTGCAATTGTTAGAGTCTGGCGATTCGTTAGTTAAAGAATACGCCGAGTTTATGTTTGAAAAAGATTATAAGCCATACACAATCAAGCATTGGGGGATTGCGCCGAATGAATTAGATAGATCGATATTAGAACGAGTGCCCGTACGACTTGACTATACCGATCGATTAAGCGATAAGCGGCATCAATTGTTGCCAATATCTGGTTTTACCGCATTTGTAGCTTGTATGCTACGGCAACCGAACATCGACGTTGCTTTAGATGCTGACGCAAGGAATTATATGTCGCTTGATGATAATAAAGTTAAATTTTGCGGAAAGCATATTAATATACCCGTCGTTTATACGGGAGCGCTTGATCGGTTGTTGGGTTATTCGTTCGGCCAGTTATCATACAGATCAGTTAATTTTATTTACCAAACGCTTGATACAGATAGCTTTCAAGAAACAGAATTTTCTATTCATCCTATGGCTGAAGGATATACGCGCATCACCGAATATACTAAATTGCCTGTTCAAGACGGGCGCGGTAAAACGCTTATAGCTTATGAATATCCGGCGCCATACGACGATCCCGCTAGTCAAATACCCTACTATCCTATTTTATGCGCGCGGTCAAATAATATATATTCGCAATATAGAAACATTGCGGATCAAATACCAAATCTATTTTTGTGCGGTCGATTAGCCGACTTCAAATACTATAATATGGACGACGCCATAAAACGCGCTATGGCGGTATTTGAATCTATTGAACAAAATCTTGGCGGCAAATAA